From the genome of Clarias gariepinus isolate MV-2021 ecotype Netherlands chromosome 28, CGAR_prim_01v2, whole genome shotgun sequence, one region includes:
- the matcap2 gene encoding putative tyrosine carboxypeptidase MATCAP2, with product MLEAIKVTEHLHWAEKDMAKKYVLSVIEKPISPGQVYVEHWPSSILKNTFSRSSVFPQKEEEREGKRLKHSPYRQFKRAQRIVSTPTTHKDSTSSSTTQPLVLIRSGNLGYGEISQSQLFHCFWPGNNITIIGSPVGRSPRPGSQLYRASQPRVRLPQLPKARRDGENSTKKLCILTAIKPSNVESEKSKFFKSDFTYNPQFEYSNPASPQVLEKHNKASDRFLTQAVRIMELALRKYGNYEKFEKATGGSLLTKSRIWAHVKKYMEKEGCVGEIVVHLTDDLLSRASMTVVNGRPTLTVNTSMAREQWLEGLLRHEIGTHYFRSINNTQQPWSSGAERKKLGLKPVNPTEEGLASINSVLFRRDPRLWRAALLYYTVHQAAHMSFTQLFHELARFVHDPGTRWEYCVRAKRGQTDTSKPGCFNKDQVYLDGVLKILRHREKIDFQILTALGKVSYEDVERLKSLAVMERVRIPHFLQDQARYAEQLQKIMVVNQLTDEELQTIL from the exons ATGCTGGAAGCCATTAAAGTTACAG agcatCTCCACTGGGCTGAGAAGGACATGGCTAAGAAGTATGTATTGAGTGTCATAGAGAAGCCTATAAGTCCAGGTCAGGTGTATGTGGAACACTGGCCTTCCAGTATCCTAAAGAACACATTCTCCAGGAGCTCAGTATTCCCCCAGAAAGAGGAGGAAAGAGAGGGGAAGAGGCTCAAGCACTCCCCCTACAGACAGTTTAAGAGAGCACAGCGCATCGTTTCCACACCTACTACGCACAAGGACTCTACGTCCTCGTCTACTACGCAGCCTCTCGTGCTGATCAGATCCGGAAACCTAGGCTACGGAGAAATCAGCCAATCGCAGCTCTTCCACTGTTTCTGGCCAGGAAACAATATAACCATCATCGGCAGTCCTGTCGGCCGGTCTCCTCGTCCCGGTAGCCAGCTGTACAGGGCTTCTCAACCTCGAGTCAGGCTCCCGCAGCTTCCTAAAGCCAGGCGAGATGGAGAGAACTCTACGAAGAAGCTGTGCATCCTCACTGCCATTAAACCATCCAATGTGGAAAGCGAGAAATCCAAGTTCTTCAAGTCAGACTTCACATATAACCCGCAGTTTGAGTACAGCAACCCAGCATCACCACAGGTTCTGGAAAAGCACAACAAAGCCTCTGACAGGTTCCTCACGCAG GCAGTGCGCATCATGGAGCTGGCTCTGCGCAAGTACGGAAATTACGAGAAATTTGAGAAGGCCACCGGAGGTAGCCTGCTGACCAAGAGCCGAATTTGGGCCCACGTCAAAAAGTACATGGAGAAGGAAGGCTGTGTCGGAGAG ATAGTGGTGCACCTGACCGATGACCTGCTATCTAGAGCCTCCATGACTGTGGTGAACGGCAGGCCGACCCTCACCGTGAACACCTCCATGGCCAGGGAGCAGTGGCTCGAAGGCCTGCTGAGACACGAGATCG GTACTCACTATTTCCGCAGCATCAATAACACCCAGCAGCCGTGGAGCAGCGGAGCTGAGAGGAAGAAGCTCGGACTGAAGCCGGTCAACCCGACGGAAGAGGGCCTGGCCAGCATCAACAGTGTGCTGTTCCGCAGAGACCCCAGGCTTTGGCGTGCTGCTCTGCTCTACTACACCGTCCACCAGGCGGCGCACATGTCCTTCACGCAGCTCTTTCACGAGCTCGCACGCTTCGTCCACGATCCCGGGACACGCTGGGAATACTGTGTACGGGCTAAACGCGGCCAGACCGACACCTCAAAGCCTG GATGCTTCAATAAGGATCAGGTTTATCTGGACGGCGTCCTGAAGATCCTCAGGCACAGAGAGAAGATCGACTTCCAGATCCTCACTGCACTCGGAAAG GTGTCCTACGAGGATGTGGAGCGGCTGAAGAGCCTGGCTGTGATGGAGAGGGTGCGAATCCCACATTTCCTGCAGGACCAGGCACGTTACGCCGAGCAGCTCCAGAAGATCATGGTGGTCAACCAGCTGACTGACGAAGAGCTCCAAACGATCCTCTGA
- the eepd1 gene encoding endonuclease/exonuclease/phosphatase family domain-containing protein 1, producing MGGNLGCHRSLPGDPVDARQRGRKFSATCSFAHVSAHNLARLNVNAASEEELMTLPGVSRAVARAIVEHRARIGGFRKVEDVALVSGIGAARLQLIRPEICVSSRRRSSNNNNVVSGDPRKEHERHQHRASVTLSWTPSSRPSSPGAGAHPQLHLPPGGPAHMASERPEVQPPPPRARHGKPVLRVATWDLQRCSSDKANNPGVKEVVCRTLLERDIKLLAVQDLADQQALDKFCTELNQPTLSSVCHWKGPRGVWKCAASGKPTGESSNGSEYSGFLWDSSAGIQLKEAVVLESAAANGNGNDAQPKAYLGHFYIGSSELTVVNVHLKPPLAPKQQNGRSHKSEEAKAHRLSPGVQETLRGVKNVLVVGGFGLPPDNAQFEALKKEKLSALVPSSVNTNISTKAPQGSSCLDNIWASRSIKKLYTGHYFVVREGLTNPWIPDNWSWGGVASEHCPIMAEFYTDCTNEQMTKEPLHNGSSVAVVERDEITPKHER from the exons ATGGGGGGAAACCTGGGGTGCCACCGCTCGCTCCCGGGGGACCCCGTGGACGCGCGGCAGCGCGGGCGCAAGTTCAGCGCGACCTGCAGCTTCGCGCACGTCTCCGCGCACAACCTCGCGCGCCTGAACGTGAACGCGGCCAGCGAGGAGGAGCTCATGACCCTGCCGGGGGTCAGCCGGGCGGTCGCGCGCGCCATCGTGGAGCACCGCGCGCGCATCGGCGGCTTCCGCAAGGTGGAGGACGTGGCGCTGGTGAGCGGCATCGGGGCCGCCCGGCTGCAGCTCATCAGGCCGGAGATCTGCGTCTCCAGCCGCCGGAggagcagcaacaacaacaacgttgTCAGCGGCGACCCGCGCAAGGAGCACGAGCGGCACCAGCACCGCGCATCCGTGACGCTCTCGTGGACGCCCTCCAGCCGCCCGAGCTCGCCCGGCGCCGGCGCGCACCCGCAGCTGCACCTGCCCCCCGGCGGACCCGCGCACATGGCGTCCGAGCGGCCCGAGGTGCAGCCGCCGCCGCCGCGCGCGCGCCACGGCAAGCCCGTGCTGCGCGTCGCCACGTGGGACCTGCAGCGCTGCTCCAGCGACAAAGCCAACAACCCGGGGGTCAAAGAGGTGGTGTGCAGGACCCTGCTGGAGCGAGA tatcAAGTTGCTAGCCGTACAGGACCTGGCCGATCAGCAAGCGCTGGATAAG ttttgCACAGAGCTCAATCAGCCGACTCTCTCCAGCGTGTGTCATTGGAAAGGCCCTCGTGGTGTGTGGAAATGTGCTGCTTCTGGGAAACCCACTGGGGAGTCCTCTAAT gGTTCAGaatattctggtttcctctgggACTCCTCGGCTGGCATCCAGCTGAAAGAGGCCGTGGTTTTGGAGAGCGCTGCTGCTAACGGCAACGGGAACGACGCCCAGCCCAAAGCGTACCTCGGACACTTTTAT ATCGGATCGTCCGAGCTCACCGTAGTCAACGTGCACCTCAAACCTCCACTGGCACCCAAGCAGCAGAATGGGCGGAGCCACAAATCAGAAGAAGCCAAAGCCCATAGGCTGAGCCCTGGAGTGCAGGAGACTCTGAGAG GGGTGAAGAACGTGTTGGTCGTCGGAGGCTTTGGTCTTCCACCAGACAATGCTCAGTTTGAGGCTCTGAAGAAGGAGAAGCTGAGCGCCCTGGTGCCTTCCTCAGTCAACACCAACATCAGCACCAAAGCACCGCAGGGATCCAGCTGCCTGGACAACATCTGGGCCAGCCGGAGCATCAAGAAGCTCTACACAG gtcatTACTTTGTCGTGCGGGAGGGCCTGACCAACCCCTGGATCCCTGATAATTGGTCATGGGGCGGAGTGGCCTCGGAGCATTGTCCCATCATGGCAGAGTTTTACACAGATTGCACAAACGAGCAGATGACGAAGGAGCCTCTGCACAACGGTAGCAGCGTGGCGGTGGTGGAGAGGGATGAAATCACACCCAAACACGAGCGGTGA